The bacterium genome window below encodes:
- the ffh gene encoding signal recognition particle protein — protein sequence MFDGLQDRLQGVFRRLKGEGRVSREVLDGALREIRMALLEADVNYRVVKDFVAKIGAEAEGQGVIESLTPAQQVVKIVHSEMTALLGEKGEPLQVKGRPAVIVLCGLQGSGKTTTAGKLARHLRSQGKNPVLVAADLQRAAAVEQLQQVGRSVDTPVLTPDDSRQDVAGFVTSSLKQARELGRDVAIVDTAGRLHIDEELMAQLKAVVSQASPQEVLFVADAMTGQDAVRSGEAFSTALPITGIILTKLDGDTRGGAALSVRAVTGLPIRMVGVGEKLEDLEEFHPDRMASRILGMGDVLSLIEKAEKGVDAAESRRLAERLAKREFTLEDLRDQLRQMRRMGPLSQLMAALPRGGPLKGFDPSSVDESKLKRVEAIIDSMTPPERRKPTALNASRKRRIARGSGTTVQEINQLVKQYRMMQKMFKGVKGSWLRKAMGGG from the coding sequence ATGTTCGATGGTCTTCAAGATCGGCTTCAAGGCGTTTTTCGTCGGCTCAAGGGCGAGGGGCGCGTATCCCGCGAGGTGCTGGATGGCGCCCTGCGCGAAATTCGCATGGCTTTGCTCGAAGCCGACGTCAACTACAGGGTTGTCAAGGACTTCGTCGCCAAGATCGGAGCCGAGGCGGAGGGCCAGGGGGTGATCGAAAGCCTCACCCCCGCCCAGCAGGTCGTCAAGATCGTCCACTCGGAGATGACCGCCCTGCTGGGAGAGAAAGGCGAGCCACTTCAGGTCAAAGGCCGGCCGGCGGTGATCGTCCTCTGCGGCCTCCAGGGCTCCGGGAAGACGACCACGGCGGGCAAGCTGGCTCGTCATCTCCGGAGCCAGGGAAAGAACCCGGTTCTGGTCGCCGCGGATCTTCAGAGGGCCGCGGCGGTCGAGCAGCTCCAGCAGGTTGGCAGGAGCGTGGACACACCGGTGCTGACTCCCGACGACAGCAGGCAGGATGTGGCGGGCTTCGTGACCTCGTCCCTCAAACAGGCTCGGGAGCTCGGGCGCGATGTGGCGATCGTCGACACCGCCGGCCGACTGCACATCGACGAAGAGCTGATGGCACAGCTCAAAGCGGTAGTTTCGCAGGCCTCTCCGCAGGAAGTCCTGTTTGTTGCCGACGCGATGACCGGCCAGGATGCGGTGCGCAGCGGAGAAGCGTTCTCGACGGCTTTGCCGATCACCGGGATCATCTTGACCAAGCTCGACGGCGATACCCGCGGTGGGGCCGCGCTTTCGGTGCGGGCCGTGACCGGCCTGCCGATTCGAATGGTGGGAGTGGGCGAGAAGCTCGAGGATCTCGAAGAGTTCCACCCCGACCGTATGGCTTCGCGGATCCTCGGCATGGGCGATGTTCTGAGCCTGATCGAGAAGGCCGAGAAGGGCGTGGATGCGGCCGAGAGCCGGCGCCTCGCCGAGCGGTTGGCGAAGCGGGAGTTCACGCTCGAAGACCTGCGCGACCAGCTGCGCCAGATGCGCCGCATGGGACCGCTGTCGCAGTTGATGGCGGCGCTACCTCGCGGCGGTCCGCTCAAGGGCTTCGACCCGTCCTCCGTGGACGAGAGCAAGCTGAAGCGGGTCGAAGCCATCATCGACTCTATGACCCCGCCGGAGAGAAGGAAGCCGACGGCCCTCAACGCCAGCCGCAAGCGCCGTATCGCGCGCGGTTCGGGAACCACGGTTCAGGAGATAAACCAACTGGTCAAGCAGTACCGGATGATGCAGAAGATGTTCAAGGGGGTCAAGGGCTCCTGGTTGCGGAAGGCCATGGGTGGGGGCTGA
- the pyk gene encoding pyruvate kinase, translating into MDPHAKIVVTVGPATAGARVLKRVLRAGADVIRVNLSHGSTQEHRATFERVRAVSAEIGSHVPVILDLMGPRYRLGRMEAPRSLRRGQTVVIGPTGGEVDLPIDDPKLLGHLKSGDRFLIGDGLVELGVNSESGGAFTAEVVNGGTVSSRKGINLPDSDLPFTISTKDRQDLELAVELGADYVAASYVGTAEDLEALRRIIRLAGGDIPLIAKLESARAIKHLHGIVSSADAVMVARGDLGVEVPLHRVPVLQKQIIESCRIHGKPVIVATQMLESMVKRPRPTRAESSDVANAVFDGADALMLSGETAAGRYPVEAVKTMAKIMHEAEAHRLFSRREREVRPLAHAGDPGSSSEGRGKRDEAFVLADVVAAAAVFSTKNLKVRQIVAFSQGGFTARTIARYRPDTPICMLTTDARVARSVQLVWGVRPLLVDKSVEHHDQVVELVDRELLEADLARPGEVIVILMGVPIHDRPLTNLMRLHHVRSLE; encoded by the coding sequence ATGGACCCTCACGCGAAGATCGTGGTCACGGTCGGACCCGCTACGGCCGGGGCGCGCGTCCTGAAACGCGTCCTCAGGGCGGGCGCCGACGTCATCCGAGTCAATCTTTCCCACGGATCGACGCAGGAGCACCGCGCGACCTTCGAGCGCGTGCGTGCCGTCAGCGCCGAGATCGGCTCGCATGTGCCGGTGATCCTGGATCTCATGGGACCGCGCTACCGGCTCGGCCGCATGGAAGCCCCGCGCTCGCTTCGCCGCGGGCAAACCGTGGTCATCGGACCCACCGGCGGCGAGGTCGATCTGCCGATCGACGACCCGAAGCTCCTCGGGCATCTGAAGAGCGGTGACCGATTCCTTATCGGCGACGGCTTGGTCGAGCTTGGCGTCAACTCCGAGAGCGGCGGTGCGTTCACCGCCGAGGTGGTCAATGGCGGCACGGTCTCGAGCCGCAAGGGCATCAACCTGCCCGACAGCGATCTGCCATTCACGATCAGCACCAAGGACCGACAGGACCTCGAACTCGCCGTCGAGCTCGGTGCCGACTATGTCGCGGCAAGCTACGTCGGGACCGCCGAGGATCTCGAGGCGCTGCGTCGGATCATTCGCCTCGCCGGGGGCGACATCCCACTCATCGCCAAGCTCGAGAGCGCGCGCGCGATCAAGCACCTGCACGGAATCGTCTCGAGTGCCGACGCGGTCATGGTCGCGCGCGGGGACCTAGGCGTCGAAGTGCCTCTCCACAGAGTTCCCGTACTTCAGAAGCAGATCATCGAGTCATGCCGGATTCACGGCAAGCCGGTCATCGTTGCGACCCAGATGCTCGAGTCGATGGTCAAGCGACCCCGTCCTACGCGGGCGGAGTCGTCCGACGTCGCAAACGCGGTTTTTGATGGCGCCGACGCGCTCATGCTCTCGGGCGAAACGGCCGCGGGCCGCTATCCGGTGGAAGCGGTGAAGACCATGGCGAAGATCATGCACGAAGCCGAGGCGCACAGGCTGTTCTCGCGCCGCGAACGCGAAGTGCGTCCCCTCGCCCACGCCGGAGACCCCGGATCGAGCAGCGAGGGCAGGGGCAAGCGCGACGAGGCCTTCGTCCTCGCCGACGTGGTCGCCGCGGCCGCGGTGTTCTCGACCAAGAACCTCAAGGTGCGTCAAATAGTGGCCTTCAGCCAGGGCGGCTTCACCGCCCGCACGATCGCTCGCTACCGGCCCGACACCCCGATTTGCATGTTGACCACGGATGCGCGAGTGGCACGAAGCGTTCAACTGGTCTGGGGCGTGCGACCTCTGCTGGTCGACAAATCGGTCGAGCACCACGACCAGGTCGTGGAGCTGGTGGACCGCGAGCTACTCGAGGCCGACCTCGCCCGGCCCGGTGAGGTCATCGTGATCTTGATGGGCGTTCCGATTCACGATCGCCCGCTGACCAACCTGATGCGCCTGCACCACGTTCGCAGCCTCGAGTGA
- a CDS encoding lytic transglycosylase domain-containing protein, protein MVNRHANHAALEPRLVKAVIQVESAFDPRARSHKGAMGLMQLMPETAAAFAVSDPYDPEQNIGAGTKYLKRLIDSHGGLELGLAAYNAGPAAVKRFHGVPPYPETRDYVEKVMRLYKRDSQYSLAGSRYLRRGRKTYLIRDASGRLVMTTSPPSG, encoded by the coding sequence ATGGTCAATCGCCATGCCAACCATGCAGCTCTCGAGCCCAGGCTCGTCAAAGCGGTGATCCAGGTCGAGTCCGCCTTTGATCCCCGCGCGAGATCCCACAAAGGCGCCATGGGCCTGATGCAGCTGATGCCGGAGACGGCAGCGGCCTTTGCCGTGTCGGACCCCTACGATCCGGAGCAGAACATCGGTGCGGGAACCAAGTACCTGAAGCGGCTGATCGATTCCCACGGTGGACTGGAGCTCGGTCTCGCGGCCTACAATGCGGGTCCCGCCGCGGTGAAGCGCTTCCATGGCGTACCGCCTTATCCGGAGACTCGCGATTACGTCGAGAAGGTGATGCGACTCTACAAACGTGATTCGCAGTACTCTCTGGCAGGCTCGAGGTATCTCCGGCGGGGGCGCAAGACCTACCTCATTCGCGACGCCTCGGGCCGTCTGGTCATGACGACGAGCCCTCCCAGCGGATAG
- a CDS encoding MMPL family transporter, translating to MLHPSLRSLARLTRRRYGLVFTIAALVVVAGLVSSLRLRFDTDVLGLLPKNEPVVQNFRAGLEEFGSVDYLLVAVRLPEGEVVDPYESFVGILGERLAELDQLTEVEYKIGSLEELLEAFLPRALLFLPPDALEDLARALTDDALERRAGELRRLITTPKLLAQKDLVLLDPLGVATIFLDHLESSRAGVSLDWQSGYFLSRDRGMMLVLAKPTGPPQDVDFSKELIVAVEEAVLASTAEWRQEFGDEAPPDPQVDLGGRHVIGVADAGLIRSDMISNAATSMLGVLILFLFAFRRFGLLLYAFVPLACGLVLTFAFAAWAFGTVSAATSGVAALLIGLGIDFVIVSYGRFVEERQRGHDLDEALALMSGSSGRAVVVGGVTSAATLYAFAVTDFTGLFQMGILTGTGILVCMLSVLFLLPAMLAWADDRHQRSRSLPRLFLHGFGSARVIGFAIRNPKAVLAAGFALTALAAWGLKDLRFEDSVKAMRPTGNPGVEVRDEVAERFGVGFDQMMLIVSADELEEVLELAERAETGARGLVREGILQDADSVASLLPPTVSQEAALDWLRAERGDRLDSDRIERVFRDALEKQGVRATPFAKGLDLIRSAIARDQPLTAAELERDSQGQKLMRRYLRQLETGWKSVVYLYPPPMTWRREAPPEALALAGDLGDGAVLTGANVISRYMRERVLKDAVFAAILGFVVVAFLLFLDYRRARATALSLGPLLIGIVWMLGAMGWLGLPMNFMNIFVSTMIIGIGVDYGVHMVHRHREFAGKSAERRQQGLVETGKAITLAALSTIIGFGSLSQSHFPGLSSMGMVAILGALSTCIVAISVLPAFLTWLEESPARD from the coding sequence GTGCTGCACCCCTCTCTGCGGAGCCTGGCCCGCCTGACTCGCCGTCGCTACGGGCTGGTATTCACGATTGCCGCCTTGGTCGTCGTCGCCGGCCTGGTCTCTTCCCTCCGATTGCGTTTCGACACCGACGTTCTGGGCTTGTTGCCGAAGAACGAGCCGGTGGTGCAGAACTTTCGAGCCGGACTCGAGGAGTTCGGTAGCGTCGATTATCTGCTGGTCGCCGTGCGACTGCCGGAGGGCGAGGTGGTGGACCCCTATGAATCCTTTGTGGGGATTCTGGGTGAGCGCCTTGCGGAGCTCGACCAACTCACCGAAGTCGAGTACAAGATCGGCAGTCTCGAAGAGCTGCTCGAGGCCTTTCTGCCACGAGCGCTGCTGTTTCTGCCGCCCGACGCTCTGGAGGATCTGGCCCGCGCCCTCACCGATGACGCGCTCGAGCGACGCGCCGGGGAGCTTCGGCGTCTGATTACGACGCCCAAGCTTCTTGCCCAGAAAGACCTGGTACTCCTCGATCCCCTGGGGGTCGCGACGATATTCCTCGACCATCTCGAGAGCTCGCGCGCCGGCGTGTCGCTCGATTGGCAGAGTGGATACTTCCTTTCGCGCGATCGGGGAATGATGCTCGTTCTGGCCAAGCCGACCGGGCCGCCCCAGGATGTCGATTTCTCGAAGGAGCTGATCGTTGCGGTCGAAGAGGCTGTGCTCGCGTCGACCGCCGAGTGGCGGCAGGAGTTCGGCGACGAGGCGCCGCCCGATCCTCAGGTGGACCTGGGTGGGCGCCACGTGATCGGAGTGGCGGACGCCGGGCTGATTCGCTCGGACATGATCTCGAACGCGGCGACCTCCATGCTCGGGGTTTTGATTCTGTTCCTTTTCGCCTTTCGACGGTTCGGTCTCCTTCTGTACGCCTTCGTCCCCTTGGCGTGTGGACTTGTCCTGACCTTCGCCTTCGCGGCTTGGGCGTTCGGCACGGTCAGTGCCGCGACCAGCGGCGTCGCCGCGCTCCTCATCGGCCTGGGGATCGACTTCGTCATCGTTTCGTACGGCAGGTTTGTCGAAGAGCGCCAGCGCGGTCACGATCTGGACGAGGCGCTGGCTCTGATGAGCGGCTCTTCGGGGCGCGCCGTCGTTGTCGGCGGAGTGACCAGCGCGGCGACCTTGTACGCGTTCGCGGTCACCGATTTCACCGGTCTCTTTCAGATGGGAATCCTGACCGGCACCGGCATTCTGGTCTGTATGCTGTCGGTGTTGTTCTTGCTGCCGGCGATGCTGGCATGGGCCGACGATCGGCACCAGAGGAGCCGTTCGTTACCACGGCTGTTCCTGCACGGTTTCGGCAGCGCGCGGGTGATCGGGTTCGCGATTCGCAATCCGAAGGCCGTGCTGGCGGCCGGCTTTGCGCTCACCGCTCTGGCCGCCTGGGGCCTCAAGGACCTGCGCTTCGAGGACAGCGTCAAGGCGATGCGTCCGACGGGCAACCCGGGAGTCGAAGTGCGCGACGAGGTGGCCGAGCGCTTCGGAGTCGGGTTCGATCAGATGATGCTGATCGTATCGGCCGATGAGCTCGAAGAAGTTCTGGAGCTGGCTGAGCGAGCTGAGACCGGGGCCCGGGGTCTGGTGCGAGAGGGCATTCTCCAGGACGCGGACTCGGTGGCTTCGCTACTGCCGCCCACCGTTTCCCAGGAAGCGGCGCTGGATTGGCTTCGAGCCGAGCGAGGCGATCGACTCGACTCGGATCGTATCGAGCGCGTGTTCCGAGACGCCCTCGAGAAACAGGGCGTGCGTGCGACACCCTTCGCGAAGGGGTTGGATCTGATTCGGAGCGCTATTGCCCGCGACCAGCCGTTGACGGCTGCCGAGCTCGAGCGCGATAGCCAGGGACAGAAGCTGATGCGACGGTACCTGAGGCAGCTCGAAACCGGCTGGAAGAGCGTGGTCTACCTGTATCCACCTCCGATGACTTGGCGTAGGGAGGCGCCTCCGGAAGCGCTGGCCCTGGCCGGCGACCTCGGAGACGGCGCGGTCCTGACCGGCGCCAATGTGATCAGCCGCTACATGCGCGAGCGAGTGCTCAAAGACGCGGTGTTCGCGGCGATCCTGGGCTTCGTCGTAGTCGCGTTTCTGTTGTTTCTGGACTACCGCAGGGCGCGCGCGACGGCGTTGTCCCTGGGTCCGCTGCTGATCGGGATCGTGTGGATGCTCGGCGCCATGGGGTGGTTGGGCCTACCCATGAATTTCATGAATATTTTCGTCAGCACAATGATTATCGGAATCGGTGTCGACTACGGCGTCCACATGGTGCACCGGCATCGCGAGTTCGCGGGCAAGAGCGCGGAGCGTCGGCAACAGGGTCTGGTCGAGACCGGCAAGGCGATCACTCTCGCGGCGTTGTCGACCATCATCGGTTTCGGGTCACTGTCGCAGTCGCACTTTCCCGGATTGAGCTCGATGGGGATGGTGGCGATCCTGGGTGCGCTGTCGACGTGCATTGTGGCAATCAGCGTGCTGCCGGCGTTTCTCACCTGGCTGGAAGAATCGCCCGCGCGCGACTGA
- the trmD gene encoding tRNA (guanosine(37)-N1)-methyltransferase TrmD, which yields MRISVITIFPELFSGFLKTSLLGRAIGRGELQVDVVDLRDYTEDVHRAVDDEPYGGGGGMVMMAEPWLRAVGDLAAGRTCHRVLLSPQGTPLNDASVRRLAEIGDLLLLCGRYEGLDDRVRATVVDEEVSLGDFVLSGGEVAAMALIEAVSRQIPGVVGDPQSVENDSFRAGLLDFPHFTRPRRVAGLDVPEVLLSGDHAAISRWRRKESLRNTLRRRRDLLDGAKLDSDDRRLLAEIEEEEEAP from the coding sequence ATGCGCATCTCGGTCATAACGATTTTCCCCGAGCTCTTTTCGGGTTTTCTGAAGACCAGCCTGCTGGGCCGCGCCATCGGCCGTGGAGAGCTCCAGGTCGACGTGGTCGACCTCAGGGATTACACAGAGGACGTCCATCGGGCCGTTGATGATGAGCCCTATGGCGGTGGCGGCGGCATGGTGATGATGGCCGAGCCCTGGCTCCGCGCGGTCGGCGATCTGGCGGCAGGTCGAACGTGCCACCGCGTCCTGCTCTCCCCGCAGGGGACGCCGCTCAATGACGCGAGCGTCCGGCGTCTGGCCGAGATCGGTGACCTGCTGCTGCTCTGTGGACGCTACGAGGGCCTCGACGACCGGGTTCGGGCCACCGTCGTGGACGAGGAGGTTTCCCTGGGCGACTTCGTGCTCTCCGGTGGCGAGGTCGCCGCGATGGCTCTCATCGAGGCCGTCTCCAGGCAGATTCCGGGTGTCGTCGGAGACCCGCAGTCGGTCGAGAACGACAGTTTTCGAGCGGGCTTACTGGATTTCCCGCACTTCACGAGGCCTCGCCGCGTGGCCGGCCTGGATGTGCCCGAGGTGCTGCTTTCCGGCGATCACGCGGCAATCTCTCGCTGGCGCCGGAAGGAGTCGCTACGCAATACCCTGCGGCGGAGGCGGGATCTCCTGGACGGGGCGAAGCTCGATTCCGACGATCGCCGGCTGCTCGCCGAGATCGAGGAAGAGGAGGAAGCCCCATGA
- the rimM gene encoding 16S rRNA processing protein RimM: MGSEDPGQLDIVSGLLRGFSKRRDSPNSMATGEPADLVLVGHVRNPHGVRGEVLIEVLSDDPERFRPGSELIAIARSGDRRVLSIVSARAHRGGLLILFAGLEDREEVAALRGADLMVEAAAVRDAPEGSYYYFDLVGRSCRDRRSGDLGEVVAVLEDGGGLLLEIRGDARTVLVPFVRDYLVSIDRQGGPIELDLPEGLLETCASRS, from the coding sequence GTGGGATCTGAAGATCCTGGACAACTAGACATCGTCTCCGGGCTGCTTCGAGGGTTCTCGAAGCGCCGAGACAGCCCCAACTCCATGGCCACCGGCGAACCAGCCGACCTCGTTCTGGTCGGCCACGTGCGCAACCCTCACGGCGTGCGGGGCGAGGTTCTGATCGAGGTTCTGAGCGACGACCCCGAGCGCTTTCGGCCGGGCTCCGAGCTGATTGCGATCGCCCGGTCGGGCGATCGCCGAGTGCTGTCGATCGTCTCCGCGCGGGCGCATCGGGGAGGCCTCTTGATTCTCTTTGCCGGTTTGGAAGACCGAGAAGAGGTCGCCGCCCTGAGAGGTGCGGATCTGATGGTCGAAGCGGCAGCCGTGCGCGACGCGCCGGAAGGCTCGTACTACTACTTCGATCTTGTCGGACGCTCCTGTCGCGACCGCCGGTCCGGCGATCTGGGCGAGGTGGTCGCGGTTCTCGAGGACGGCGGCGGACTGCTCCTTGAGATAAGGGGTGATGCCCGGACTGTTCTAGTGCCCTTCGTGCGCGACTATCTGGTCTCGATCGATCGGCAGGGCGGGCCGATCGAGCTCGACCTGCCCGAAGGGCTTCTGGAAACATGCGCATCTCGGTCATAA
- the pgsA gene encoding CDP-diacylglycerol--glycerol-3-phosphate 3-phosphatidyltransferase has protein sequence MNLPNILSLIRILLVPLLVAVLLTKFEGKEFVGLGVFLVASFTDFLDGFIARRRGMVTRLGKLLDPAADKILNSAAFIALVELNLAPAWMVVAIIAREFAVSALSSVAASENIVLGAISSAKVKTVTQMVAIALLIFYDRLGSFERLATVSLWLAMLASLYSGFEYFFRYGPRLFGAGRGK, from the coding sequence TTGAACCTTCCCAATATCCTGTCGCTTATTCGCATCCTGCTGGTGCCGCTCTTGGTGGCGGTGCTGTTGACCAAGTTCGAGGGCAAGGAGTTTGTGGGGTTGGGCGTCTTCTTGGTGGCCTCGTTCACGGATTTTCTGGACGGCTTCATCGCTCGCAGGCGCGGGATGGTCACTCGTCTGGGAAAGCTGCTCGACCCGGCCGCCGACAAAATCCTGAACTCGGCCGCGTTCATCGCTCTGGTCGAGCTGAATCTGGCTCCTGCTTGGATGGTGGTGGCGATCATCGCGAGGGAGTTCGCCGTCTCCGCTCTGAGCAGCGTCGCGGCCAGCGAGAACATTGTTCTGGGGGCGATCTCGTCCGCGAAGGTCAAGACGGTCACGCAGATGGTGGCTATCGCTCTACTGATCTTCTATGACCGGCTCGGGAGCTTCGAGCGGCTCGCAACGGTCTCGCTCTGGCTCGCCATGCTGGCCAGCCTTTACTCCGGCTTCGAGTATTTCTTCCGCTACGGCCCCCGACTCTTCGGCGCCGGCCGCGGCAAGTAG
- the rpsP gene encoding 30S ribosomal protein S16, whose protein sequence is MLKIRLRRMGNRNRPFYRVVVSDSRKTPISSALEEVGHYDPTRGMESATLEVDRIQQWVDKGAQMSPTVAKLVRHQKATAA, encoded by the coding sequence ATGCTCAAGATCAGACTGAGACGCATGGGCAACCGCAACCGACCGTTCTACCGGGTTGTGGTGTCGGATTCACGAAAAACCCCGATCAGCAGCGCCCTTGAGGAAGTCGGCCACTACGACCCCACCCGGGGCATGGAATCGGCCACCCTGGAGGTCGATAGGATCCAGCAGTGGGTCGACAAGGGCGCACAGATGTCGCCGACCGTCGCCAAGCTGGTGCGCCATCAGAAGGCAACGGCGGCCTGA
- a CDS encoding KH domain-containing protein, translating into MSEIRDDLAQVLTLLVDEPREVAVSDVSADDGPRLEGRVADGDLGKVIGRQGRTARALRRVLAARSAHGERPWDLKILDN; encoded by the coding sequence GTGTCGGAGATCCGTGACGATCTCGCCCAGGTTCTGACACTGCTCGTCGACGAGCCCAGGGAGGTGGCCGTGAGCGACGTCAGCGCGGACGATGGGCCACGTCTGGAGGGTCGGGTGGCCGACGGTGACCTCGGCAAGGTCATCGGGCGCCAAGGTCGAACGGCGCGGGCGTTGCGCCGGGTGCTCGCGGCTCGATCGGCCCATGGCGAGCGGCCGTGGGATCTGAAGATCCTGGACAACTAG
- a CDS encoding alpha/beta fold hydrolase, with product MTKRPPDLPSFLEDLFPFDRATIELENGPNRGLLMHYVDHGPRDSCAVWLQHGNPTWSFLWRKVIAELPHLRVIAPDLLGCGLTQKLLKPGDHTLARHREALSELFDRLRIERVVLVGQDWGGPLVALLGAHAPERVAGLVLGNTSILVPARPRGAGFHRFAATPVLSDLVFRLGAFPLQILDRTQGDRSSISGEIARAYRWPFGSWRDRAAPLGLARMVPTSPDHPSLPLLLRGEEWALSFDGPIELIWGLRDPILGRALKRHEKRFPQARVTRTEAGHFLQEEVPEEFVRAIREIVE from the coding sequence GTGACGAAACGCCCTCCCGATCTTCCGAGTTTTCTAGAGGATCTGTTCCCCTTCGACCGCGCCACGATCGAGCTCGAGAACGGGCCGAATCGTGGACTGCTTATGCACTACGTCGACCACGGCCCGCGAGATTCGTGCGCGGTCTGGCTGCAGCACGGCAACCCGACCTGGAGCTTCCTTTGGCGTAAGGTCATCGCCGAACTGCCTCATCTGCGCGTGATCGCACCCGATCTCTTGGGCTGCGGCCTTACCCAGAAGCTCCTCAAGCCTGGTGACCACACCCTTGCACGCCATCGCGAAGCACTTTCTGAGCTCTTCGATCGTCTGCGGATCGAGCGGGTCGTGCTCGTTGGGCAGGACTGGGGCGGTCCCCTGGTCGCTCTTCTTGGAGCTCATGCGCCCGAGCGAGTCGCCGGCCTGGTTCTGGGCAACACCTCGATACTGGTGCCGGCACGCCCGCGCGGCGCGGGCTTCCACCGCTTCGCGGCGACGCCGGTCCTGAGTGATCTCGTCTTCCGACTCGGGGCCTTTCCGCTGCAGATCCTCGACCGCACCCAGGGCGATCGGTCGTCGATCTCCGGCGAGATTGCGCGCGCCTACCGCTGGCCGTTCGGTAGCTGGCGCGACCGGGCGGCTCCGCTTGGTCTGGCTCGGATGGTCCCGACCTCTCCCGATCACCCCAGTCTGCCGCTGCTTCTCCGCGGCGAGGAATGGGCACTGTCATTCGACGGCCCGATCGAGCTGATCTGGGGCCTGCGCGATCCGATCCTGGGCCGCGCTCTCAAACGCCACGAGAAACGCTTCCCACAGGCCCGGGTCACCCGCACCGAAGCCGGGCACTTCCTTCAAGAGGAAGTGCCCGAGGAGTTCGTCCGCGCGATTCGGGAGATTGTGGAGTAG
- the rplS gene encoding 50S ribosomal protein L19, with product MHSLSEVESPFLRSDVPEFRAGDTVKVHVKVAEGDKERIQIFQGVVIARRGSGTRETFTVRKISGGIGVERVFPLHTPTIEKIEVVRRGRVRRAKLYYLRKLRGKAARIEERRDERIRKKSGG from the coding sequence ATGCATAGTCTGAGTGAAGTCGAGAGCCCATTCCTGCGCTCGGACGTCCCCGAGTTTCGAGCCGGGGACACCGTCAAGGTCCACGTCAAGGTCGCCGAGGGCGACAAAGAGCGAATTCAGATCTTTCAGGGTGTCGTGATCGCCCGCCGCGGCAGTGGCACTCGCGAGACGTTCACGGTTCGAAAGATCTCCGGCGGGATCGGCGTAGAGAGGGTCTTTCCCCTGCACACTCCTACGATCGAGAAGATCGAGGTTGTCCGGCGAGGCCGGGTTCGGCGAGCCAAGCTCTATTACCTGCGCAAGTTGCGCGGTAAGGCGGCCCGTATCGAAGAGCGTCGGGACGAACGGATCCGCAAAAAGTCCGGCGGCTGA